A single genomic interval of Struthio camelus isolate bStrCam1 chromosome 9, bStrCam1.hap1, whole genome shotgun sequence harbors:
- the DAW1 gene encoding dynein assembly factor with WD repeat domains 1 isoform X1, producing MRLKRLLLRYYPPGIILEYIQGGEPKTRSIDLLDLSPNTDVMALVEEIRKGEPLITASCKEQVIHLVRRLQEKLGEQEDRKFYLFKVLRTHILPLTNVAFNKSGSRFITGSYDRTCKVWDTASGEELRTLEGHRNVVYAIAFNNPYGDKIATGSFDKTCKLWSTETGKCYHTFRGHTAEIVCLSFNLQSTLVATGSMDTTAKLWDIEKGEEVVTLSGHSAEIIALSFNTTGDRIITGSFDHTVAVWDVGTGRKLHTLIGHRGEISSAQFNWDCSLIVTGSMDKTCMLWNAMTGTHVATLTGHSDEILDVCFDYAGQRIATASADGSGRVYNAETKNCIAKIEGHGGEISKICFNPKGNRILTASSDKTARLWDAATGQCIQILEGHTDEIFSCAFNYKGNIIITGSKDNTCRVWR from the exons ATGCGGCTGAAGCGGCTGCTGCTGCGCTATTACCcaccgg gaattatccTGGAATACATACAAGGCGGTGAGCCGAAGACCAGATCTATAGATCTACTTGATCTTAGCCCTAA CACAGATGTCATGGCTTTAGTAGAAGAAATACGGAAAGGAGAACCTCTCATCACAGCTTCGTGCAAGGAACAGGTCATACATTTAGTACGAAGATTGCAAGAGAAGCTTGGGGAACAAGAGGATCGCAAGTTCTATCTTTTTAAG GTGCTTAGGACACACATATTACCACTGACTAATGTAGCATTTAACAAATCTGGTTCCCG ctTTATCACTGGAAGCTATGACAGAACCTGCAAAGTATGGGATACTGCATCAGGAGAAGAGTTACGTACGCTGGAGGGACACAGAAATGTTGTCTATGCAATAGCTTTCAACAATCCCTATgg CGACAAGATTGCCACTGGATCTTTTGATAAGACCTGCAAATTGTGGAGtacagaaacaggaaaatgtTATCATACTTTCAGAGGACATACTGCAGAAATA gTGTGTTTATCCTTTAATCTTCAAAGCACCTTGGTGGCAACTGGAAGCATGGATACTACAGCCAAGCTGTGGGAtatagagaaaggagaagaagtaGTCACTTTAAGT GGGCACTCAGCAGAAATTATTGCGTTGTCTTTTAACACCACAGGAGATAGGATTATCACTGGCTCCTTTGACCATACAGTTGCAGTGTGGGACGTTGGCACTGGCAG gaAGTTACATACTTTAATAGGTCACCGGGGAGAGATTAGCAGCGCACAGTTCAACTGGGACTGCTCTCTCATTGTTACTGGATCAATGGACAAAACATGCATG CTGTGGAATGCTATGACTGGGACACATGTAGCAACTTTAACAGGTCACAGTGATGAAATATTGGATGTCTGTTTTGATTATGCTGGCCAGCGTATTGCAACTGCCTCCGCTGATG GATCAGGAAGAGTTTAtaatgcagaaacaaaaaattGCATTGCAAAGATAGAAGGGCATGGAGGTGAAATTTCAAAG atatgtttCAACCCTAAAGGGAATCGTATACTAACAGCCAGCTCTGATAAAACTGCTAGACTCTGGGATGCTGCTACTGGACAGTGCATTCAGATATTAGAGGGTCACACTGATGAAATATTCTCCTGCGCTTTCAATTACAAAGGCAATATAATCATTACAG GGAGCAAGGATAACACCTGTAGAGTATGGCGCTGA
- the DAW1 gene encoding dynein assembly factor with WD repeat domains 1 isoform X2, producing MKSCKKLSEKKGIILEYIQGGEPKTRSIDLLDLSPNTDVMALVEEIRKGEPLITASCKEQVIHLVRRLQEKLGEQEDRKFYLFKVLRTHILPLTNVAFNKSGSRFITGSYDRTCKVWDTASGEELRTLEGHRNVVYAIAFNNPYGDKIATGSFDKTCKLWSTETGKCYHTFRGHTAEIVCLSFNLQSTLVATGSMDTTAKLWDIEKGEEVVTLSGHSAEIIALSFNTTGDRIITGSFDHTVAVWDVGTGRKLHTLIGHRGEISSAQFNWDCSLIVTGSMDKTCMLWNAMTGTHVATLTGHSDEILDVCFDYAGQRIATASADGSGRVYNAETKNCIAKIEGHGGEISKICFNPKGNRILTASSDKTARLWDAATGQCIQILEGHTDEIFSCAFNYKGNIIITGSKDNTCRVWR from the exons ATGAAATCATGCAAAAagttgtcagaaaaaaaag gaattatccTGGAATACATACAAGGCGGTGAGCCGAAGACCAGATCTATAGATCTACTTGATCTTAGCCCTAA CACAGATGTCATGGCTTTAGTAGAAGAAATACGGAAAGGAGAACCTCTCATCACAGCTTCGTGCAAGGAACAGGTCATACATTTAGTACGAAGATTGCAAGAGAAGCTTGGGGAACAAGAGGATCGCAAGTTCTATCTTTTTAAG GTGCTTAGGACACACATATTACCACTGACTAATGTAGCATTTAACAAATCTGGTTCCCG ctTTATCACTGGAAGCTATGACAGAACCTGCAAAGTATGGGATACTGCATCAGGAGAAGAGTTACGTACGCTGGAGGGACACAGAAATGTTGTCTATGCAATAGCTTTCAACAATCCCTATgg CGACAAGATTGCCACTGGATCTTTTGATAAGACCTGCAAATTGTGGAGtacagaaacaggaaaatgtTATCATACTTTCAGAGGACATACTGCAGAAATA gTGTGTTTATCCTTTAATCTTCAAAGCACCTTGGTGGCAACTGGAAGCATGGATACTACAGCCAAGCTGTGGGAtatagagaaaggagaagaagtaGTCACTTTAAGT GGGCACTCAGCAGAAATTATTGCGTTGTCTTTTAACACCACAGGAGATAGGATTATCACTGGCTCCTTTGACCATACAGTTGCAGTGTGGGACGTTGGCACTGGCAG gaAGTTACATACTTTAATAGGTCACCGGGGAGAGATTAGCAGCGCACAGTTCAACTGGGACTGCTCTCTCATTGTTACTGGATCAATGGACAAAACATGCATG CTGTGGAATGCTATGACTGGGACACATGTAGCAACTTTAACAGGTCACAGTGATGAAATATTGGATGTCTGTTTTGATTATGCTGGCCAGCGTATTGCAACTGCCTCCGCTGATG GATCAGGAAGAGTTTAtaatgcagaaacaaaaaattGCATTGCAAAGATAGAAGGGCATGGAGGTGAAATTTCAAAG atatgtttCAACCCTAAAGGGAATCGTATACTAACAGCCAGCTCTGATAAAACTGCTAGACTCTGGGATGCTGCTACTGGACAGTGCATTCAGATATTAGAGGGTCACACTGATGAAATATTCTCCTGCGCTTTCAATTACAAAGGCAATATAATCATTACAG GGAGCAAGGATAACACCTGTAGAGTATGGCGCTGA
- the DAW1 gene encoding dynein assembly factor with WD repeat domains 1 isoform X3, translating to MALVEEIRKGEPLITASCKEQVIHLVRRLQEKLGEQEDRKFYLFKVLRTHILPLTNVAFNKSGSRFITGSYDRTCKVWDTASGEELRTLEGHRNVVYAIAFNNPYGDKIATGSFDKTCKLWSTETGKCYHTFRGHTAEIVCLSFNLQSTLVATGSMDTTAKLWDIEKGEEVVTLSGHSAEIIALSFNTTGDRIITGSFDHTVAVWDVGTGRKLHTLIGHRGEISSAQFNWDCSLIVTGSMDKTCMLWNAMTGTHVATLTGHSDEILDVCFDYAGQRIATASADGSGRVYNAETKNCIAKIEGHGGEISKICFNPKGNRILTASSDKTARLWDAATGQCIQILEGHTDEIFSCAFNYKGNIIITGSKDNTCRVWR from the exons ATGGCTTTAGTAGAAGAAATACGGAAAGGAGAACCTCTCATCACAGCTTCGTGCAAGGAACAGGTCATACATTTAGTACGAAGATTGCAAGAGAAGCTTGGGGAACAAGAGGATCGCAAGTTCTATCTTTTTAAG GTGCTTAGGACACACATATTACCACTGACTAATGTAGCATTTAACAAATCTGGTTCCCG ctTTATCACTGGAAGCTATGACAGAACCTGCAAAGTATGGGATACTGCATCAGGAGAAGAGTTACGTACGCTGGAGGGACACAGAAATGTTGTCTATGCAATAGCTTTCAACAATCCCTATgg CGACAAGATTGCCACTGGATCTTTTGATAAGACCTGCAAATTGTGGAGtacagaaacaggaaaatgtTATCATACTTTCAGAGGACATACTGCAGAAATA gTGTGTTTATCCTTTAATCTTCAAAGCACCTTGGTGGCAACTGGAAGCATGGATACTACAGCCAAGCTGTGGGAtatagagaaaggagaagaagtaGTCACTTTAAGT GGGCACTCAGCAGAAATTATTGCGTTGTCTTTTAACACCACAGGAGATAGGATTATCACTGGCTCCTTTGACCATACAGTTGCAGTGTGGGACGTTGGCACTGGCAG gaAGTTACATACTTTAATAGGTCACCGGGGAGAGATTAGCAGCGCACAGTTCAACTGGGACTGCTCTCTCATTGTTACTGGATCAATGGACAAAACATGCATG CTGTGGAATGCTATGACTGGGACACATGTAGCAACTTTAACAGGTCACAGTGATGAAATATTGGATGTCTGTTTTGATTATGCTGGCCAGCGTATTGCAACTGCCTCCGCTGATG GATCAGGAAGAGTTTAtaatgcagaaacaaaaaattGCATTGCAAAGATAGAAGGGCATGGAGGTGAAATTTCAAAG atatgtttCAACCCTAAAGGGAATCGTATACTAACAGCCAGCTCTGATAAAACTGCTAGACTCTGGGATGCTGCTACTGGACAGTGCATTCAGATATTAGAGGGTCACACTGATGAAATATTCTCCTGCGCTTTCAATTACAAAGGCAATATAATCATTACAG GGAGCAAGGATAACACCTGTAGAGTATGGCGCTGA